From Burkholderia cenocepacia, the proteins below share one genomic window:
- a CDS encoding FUSC family protein — MTYPSLRDWLFSGKTFAASMLALYLGLYFQLPRPYWAMASVYIVSNPFVGATRSKALYRALGTALGAAAAIFFVPPFVETPLLFSIIVATWCGTLLYLAISDRTARSYVFMLAGYTMPLVALPTVTDPSTIFDVAIARTEEIVLGIVCASVVGSAVFPNRLAPTLIERTDAWFKDAAFYGRETLSGHLAGKALSACRQRLAATITGLEFLLSQLGYDHAHPRVLARAQALAGRMQLFLPLMSSLADPLIALMRDLHVRPPALDALLADAAKWFDAPLPAVKTGTDGDMAHDPVADDLRERIAALQPPDSALASWDGALLSNALWRLRQVIDIWQDCRSLRALIANESGVWQPRYRHWRLGGTERFFDRGMMLFSTLTVVFAIVFACWLWISSGWHDGAAAVTLVAVSCSFFAALDEPAPLVFKFFLSTTASVVFAGLYLFVVLPHVHDFAMLVLMFAGPFILIGTLLPRPQFNMVTMLVAVNTATFISIQSAYEADFFVFLNSNLAGVAGLLFAYVWTRATRPFGAELAVRRLLRSGWEDVARSASTQPLDDQRNHASRMLDRVTQLLPRLGASDDHRHPSIESFRDLRIALNALDLRRSRRRLSGDVPDAIDRVLAGVTDHYTRCAAANARQPVPPALLATIDDALRRVAGRNLPAAAQADGAAAPAVPATHRRLRDTLHALVGLRLSLYPAAAAQAPQAPDGARA; from the coding sequence ATGACCTATCCGAGCCTCCGCGACTGGCTGTTCTCGGGCAAGACGTTCGCCGCGTCGATGCTGGCGCTGTACCTCGGCCTGTATTTCCAGTTGCCGCGCCCGTACTGGGCGATGGCGAGCGTCTACATCGTGTCGAACCCGTTCGTCGGCGCGACGCGCTCGAAGGCGCTGTACCGCGCGCTCGGTACCGCGCTCGGGGCGGCCGCCGCGATCTTCTTCGTGCCGCCGTTCGTCGAGACGCCGCTCCTGTTCAGCATCATCGTCGCGACCTGGTGCGGCACGCTGCTGTACCTCGCGATCTCCGACCGCACCGCGCGCAGCTACGTCTTCATGCTCGCCGGCTATACGATGCCGCTGGTCGCGCTGCCCACCGTCACCGATCCGTCCACCATCTTCGACGTCGCGATCGCGCGCACCGAGGAAATCGTGCTCGGCATCGTGTGCGCGAGCGTGGTCGGCAGCGCCGTGTTCCCGAACCGGCTCGCGCCGACGCTGATCGAGCGCACCGACGCGTGGTTCAAGGACGCCGCGTTCTACGGCCGCGAAACGCTGTCCGGGCACCTGGCCGGCAAGGCGCTGTCCGCATGCCGGCAGCGGCTCGCCGCGACCATCACCGGCCTTGAGTTCCTGCTGAGCCAGCTGGGCTACGACCATGCGCATCCGCGCGTGCTGGCCCGCGCGCAGGCGCTCGCGGGCCGGATGCAGCTGTTCCTGCCGCTGATGTCGTCGCTCGCCGACCCGCTGATCGCGCTGATGCGCGACCTGCACGTGCGCCCGCCCGCGCTCGACGCGCTGCTGGCCGACGCCGCGAAGTGGTTCGACGCGCCGCTGCCGGCGGTGAAGACCGGCACCGACGGTGACATGGCGCACGATCCGGTCGCGGACGACCTGCGCGAGCGCATCGCCGCGCTGCAGCCGCCCGACAGCGCACTGGCGAGCTGGGACGGCGCGCTGCTGTCGAATGCGCTGTGGCGGCTGCGCCAGGTCATCGACATCTGGCAGGACTGCCGTTCGCTGCGCGCATTGATCGCGAACGAGTCGGGCGTGTGGCAGCCGCGCTACCGGCACTGGCGGCTCGGCGGCACCGAACGCTTCTTCGATCGCGGGATGATGCTGTTCTCGACGCTGACCGTCGTGTTCGCGATCGTGTTCGCGTGCTGGCTGTGGATCTCGTCCGGCTGGCACGACGGCGCGGCCGCCGTCACGCTCGTGGCCGTGTCGTGCAGCTTCTTCGCCGCGCTCGACGAGCCCGCGCCGCTGGTGTTCAAGTTCTTCCTGTCGACCACCGCAAGCGTCGTGTTCGCGGGCCTGTACCTGTTCGTCGTGCTGCCGCACGTGCACGATTTCGCGATGCTCGTGCTGATGTTCGCGGGCCCGTTCATCCTGATCGGCACGCTGCTGCCGCGCCCGCAGTTCAACATGGTGACCATGCTCGTCGCGGTGAACACGGCCACCTTCATCAGCATCCAGAGTGCGTACGAGGCCGATTTCTTCGTGTTCCTGAACAGCAACCTCGCGGGCGTCGCCGGGCTGCTGTTCGCATACGTGTGGACGCGCGCGACGCGACCGTTCGGCGCCGAACTCGCGGTGCGGCGCCTGCTGCGCTCGGGCTGGGAGGACGTCGCGCGCTCCGCATCGACGCAGCCGCTCGACGATCAGCGCAACCACGCATCGCGGATGCTCGATCGCGTCACGCAACTGCTGCCGCGCCTCGGCGCGTCCGACGACCACCGCCACCCGTCGATCGAAAGCTTTCGCGACCTGCGCATCGCGCTGAATGCGCTCGACCTGCGCCGCTCGCGGCGCCGGCTGTCGGGCGACGTGCCCGACGCGATCGATCGCGTGCTGGCCGGCGTCACCGATCACTACACCCGCTGCGCGGCCGCGAACGCGCGCCAGCCCGTGCCGCCCGCGCTGCTCGCGACGATCGACGACGCGCTGCGGCGCGTGGCCGGCCGCAACCTGCCGGCCGCCGCGCAGGCCGACGGCGCGGCCGCGCCCGCGGTGCCGGCCACGCATCGCCGGCTGCGCGACACGCTGCATGCGCTCGTCGGCCTGCGCCTGTCGCTGTATCCGGCCGCGGCCGCGCAAGCGCCGCAGGCGCCGGACGGAGCGCGCGCATGA
- a CDS encoding PLP-dependent aminotransferase family protein yields the protein MGRTEVSAGWRDALGAVHGIESKYKRLVKAIASDIENGALAPGARLAPQRDVASSLGVSVQTVTNAYKELERQGLIRCEVGRGSFVAARVTESMSNYILDTTERELVDFSIARIVHTPEHDAAWRGVCTALAGTDDQPWIRSFRPIAGLDAHRDAGAAWLASLNMPVHRESLLVTNGAAHGIFLALASIVGPGDTVLCESLTDHGVIGSANVLGFTLKGLEMDEHGIRPEHFEEMCDSERISALVCTPTLNNPTVSLMPESRRRSIARIATRYGVYVIEDDVYGPLPEKTGTPIASLIPELGFYCTSMTKSVLTGLRTGYLAMPRRLALRVESVLRVSCWMATSPIAEIATRWIADGTARRLVELQRQRLAVRQERVKAALGPYVLGAHPNALSAWLRVPDYWQAERIVRELRSRKIAVTSPDPFLVGGTERPNAVRVCIGAETSDAACNAALETIAGVFEQYPHLNDFH from the coding sequence ATGGGACGGACCGAGGTATCGGCAGGCTGGCGCGACGCGCTCGGCGCGGTGCACGGCATCGAGTCGAAATACAAGCGGCTCGTGAAGGCGATCGCCAGCGACATCGAGAACGGCGCGCTCGCGCCGGGCGCCCGGCTCGCGCCGCAGCGCGACGTCGCATCGAGCCTCGGCGTCAGCGTGCAGACCGTCACCAACGCGTACAAGGAACTGGAGCGCCAGGGGCTGATCCGCTGCGAGGTCGGCCGCGGCAGCTTCGTGGCCGCGCGCGTGACGGAATCGATGTCGAACTACATCCTCGATACGACCGAGCGCGAACTGGTCGACTTCTCGATCGCCCGCATCGTGCACACGCCCGAGCACGATGCCGCGTGGCGCGGCGTGTGCACGGCGCTGGCCGGCACCGACGATCAGCCGTGGATTCGCTCGTTCCGGCCGATCGCCGGCCTCGATGCGCATCGCGACGCCGGCGCCGCATGGCTCGCGTCGCTGAACATGCCGGTGCACCGCGAATCATTGCTGGTCACGAACGGCGCGGCGCATGGCATCTTTCTCGCGCTCGCGTCGATCGTCGGGCCGGGCGACACCGTGTTGTGCGAGAGCCTGACCGATCACGGCGTGATCGGCTCCGCGAACGTGCTCGGGTTTACGCTGAAGGGGCTCGAGATGGACGAGCACGGCATCCGTCCCGAACATTTCGAGGAGATGTGCGACAGCGAACGGATCAGTGCGCTCGTCTGCACGCCGACCCTCAATAACCCAACCGTGTCGCTGATGCCCGAGTCGCGGCGGCGCTCGATCGCGCGCATCGCGACGCGCTACGGCGTGTACGTGATCGAGGACGACGTGTACGGCCCGCTGCCCGAGAAGACGGGCACGCCGATCGCCAGCCTGATCCCGGAGCTCGGCTTCTACTGCACGAGCATGACGAAATCGGTGCTGACCGGATTGCGCACGGGCTATCTCGCGATGCCGCGGCGGCTCGCGTTGCGCGTCGAGAGCGTGCTGCGCGTGAGCTGCTGGATGGCGACGTCGCCGATCGCGGAGATCGCGACGCGCTGGATCGCCGACGGCACCGCGCGGCGGCTCGTCGAACTGCAGCGCCAGCGGCTCGCGGTGCGTCAGGAGAGGGTGAAGGCCGCGCTGGGGCCGTATGTGCTCGGTGCGCACCCGAACGCGCTGTCGGCCTGGCTGCGCGTGCCCGACTACTGGCAGGCCGAGCGGATCGTGCGCGAACTGCGCTCCCGCAAGATCGCGGTGACGTCGCCCGATCCGTTTCTCGTCGGCGGCACGGAGCGGCCGAACGCGGTACGCGTGTGCATCGGCGCCGAAACCTCCGATGCCGCGTGCAACGCGGCGCTCGAGACGATCGCGGGCGTGTTCGAACAGTATCCGCACCTGAACGATTTCCACTGA
- a CDS encoding HpcH/HpaI aldolase/citrate lyase family protein: protein MTNTIPATASACARSWLFVPGNRPERFEKARAAGADAVIVDLEDAVPPDGKPAARDAVVARLDAARPVWVRVNAVDTAWFADDLAAIAEHPGVAGVMLPKCETRAQLDAVLAHAHGALELLPIVETAAGIAGLDQVCAAPRVVRVAFGTLDFQVDLGIDGDGEELNAFRSRIVLASRLAGIAPPVDGVSTIIDDPAAIERHARHARRFGFGGKLCIHPKQLDAVHRAYAWTDAEQAWARRVLDAVDASGGAAVALDGRMVDMPVILKARRILRG, encoded by the coding sequence ATGACCAACACGATTCCCGCCACTGCCTCCGCCTGCGCCCGTTCGTGGCTCTTCGTTCCCGGCAATCGGCCGGAGCGTTTCGAGAAGGCGCGCGCGGCCGGCGCCGACGCGGTGATCGTGGATCTCGAGGACGCGGTGCCGCCGGACGGCAAGCCGGCGGCGCGCGACGCGGTCGTCGCGCGGCTCGATGCCGCGCGGCCCGTGTGGGTGCGTGTGAATGCGGTCGATACCGCGTGGTTCGCCGACGACCTCGCTGCGATCGCCGAGCATCCGGGTGTAGCTGGCGTGATGCTGCCGAAATGCGAGACGCGTGCGCAGCTCGATGCCGTACTCGCGCACGCGCACGGCGCGCTCGAACTGCTGCCGATCGTCGAGACGGCGGCCGGGATCGCGGGGCTCGATCAGGTGTGTGCCGCGCCGCGCGTCGTGCGCGTGGCGTTCGGCACGCTCGATTTCCAGGTCGATCTCGGCATCGACGGCGACGGGGAAGAGTTGAACGCATTCCGCTCGCGGATCGTGCTCGCGTCGCGGCTGGCCGGCATCGCGCCGCCGGTCGACGGCGTGTCGACGATCATCGACGATCCCGCCGCGATCGAACGGCATGCGCGCCACGCGCGGCGGTTCGGCTTCGGCGGAAAACTGTGCATTCACCCGAAGCAGCTCGACGCGGTGCATCGCGCGTATGCGTGGACCGACGCGGAGCAGGCGTGGGCGCGGCGCGTGCTCGATGCCGTCGACGCGAGCGGCGGCGCGGCGGTCGCGCTCGACGGCAGGATGGTCGACATGCCGGTGATCCTGAAGGCACGGCGCATTCTGCGCGGGTAG
- a CDS encoding DUF1656 domain-containing protein codes for MIGEIDIFGVFVPAPLVLMLIAYLINIVVRAVLERVGFYRLVWHRSIFDLGIYVFVLAAVVIVSHQLVAT; via the coding sequence ATGATCGGCGAAATCGATATCTTCGGCGTGTTCGTGCCGGCCCCGCTCGTGCTGATGCTGATCGCATACCTGATCAACATCGTCGTGCGCGCGGTGCTCGAGCGCGTCGGCTTCTACCGCCTCGTCTGGCACCGTTCGATCTTCGACCTCGGCATCTATGTATTCGTGCTGGCCGCCGTCGTGATCGTGTCCCACCAACTCGTGGCTACCTAA
- the eutB gene encoding hydroxyectoine utilization dehydratase EutB: MSFLSLSDVYRARRRLAGRADGTPLVASAALSARAGAPVYLKLETLQPTGSFKLRGATNALAELAAQRVTRVVTASTGNHGRAVAHAARALGIDAAVCMSSLVPANKVEAVAALGARVVIVGESQDDAQAEARRLVRDEGYAYVPPFDDPRIIAGQATIGVEILEALPDTATLVVPLSGGGLFSGVAFAAKAIRPPIEMIGVSMARGAAMHASLAAGRPVDVAEQPTLADSLGGGIGLDNRYTFDMTRALADDVVLLDEPSIARGIAHAYREERLVVEGAGAVGLAALLDERIVRRDRGGPIVVVVSGANIDMAAHRRLVSEN; encoded by the coding sequence ATGTCTTTCCTGTCGCTGTCCGACGTTTACCGCGCGCGCCGTCGCCTCGCCGGGCGCGCCGACGGTACGCCGCTCGTCGCGTCCGCCGCGCTGTCCGCGCGCGCGGGCGCCCCCGTCTACCTGAAGCTCGAAACGCTGCAGCCGACCGGCAGCTTCAAGCTGCGCGGCGCGACCAATGCACTCGCGGAACTCGCCGCGCAACGCGTGACGCGCGTGGTCACCGCGTCGACCGGCAACCACGGCCGCGCTGTCGCGCATGCGGCACGCGCGCTCGGCATCGACGCGGCCGTCTGCATGTCGTCGCTGGTGCCGGCCAACAAGGTCGAGGCGGTCGCGGCGCTCGGCGCGCGCGTGGTGATCGTCGGCGAGAGCCAGGACGACGCGCAGGCCGAAGCACGGCGCCTGGTGCGCGACGAAGGCTATGCGTACGTACCGCCGTTCGACGATCCGCGCATCATCGCGGGCCAGGCGACGATCGGCGTCGAGATCCTCGAAGCGCTGCCCGATACGGCGACGCTCGTCGTACCGCTGTCGGGCGGCGGCCTGTTCAGCGGCGTCGCGTTTGCCGCGAAGGCGATTCGGCCGCCGATCGAGATGATCGGCGTATCGATGGCGCGCGGCGCCGCGATGCATGCGAGCCTCGCGGCCGGTCGCCCGGTCGACGTCGCCGAGCAGCCGACGCTGGCCGATTCGCTTGGCGGCGGCATCGGCCTCGACAACCGCTACACGTTCGACATGACGCGCGCGCTGGCCGACGACGTCGTGCTGCTCGACGAGCCGTCGATCGCGCGCGGCATCGCGCATGCGTATCGCGAAGAGCGGCTCGTCGTCGAAGGCGCCGGCGCGGTCGGCCTCGCCGCGTTGCTGGACGAGCGGATCGTGCGTCGCGACCGCGGCGGCCCGATCGTGGTCGTCGTGAGCGGCGCGAACATCGACATGGCCGCGCATCGCCGGCTCGTTTCGGAGAACTGA
- a CDS encoding MaoC family dehydratase N-terminal domain-containing protein, protein MPTSSPQPAAPASLDAWLGKTETLGDDITAFPLNALAATLDRPSPGDVVPPMWHWLYFLPVAPLAEVGPDGHPKRGGFLPPVPLPRRMWAGGRLTFHAPLRAGQRATRESTIANIEDKTGRSGRLVFVTVQHRIEAGGALCVEEEHDIVYRDAPQPGAPAPKPVAPPAGEAWSRTVTADAVMLFRYSALTFNGHRIHYDRSYVTQEEGYPGLVVHGPLIATLLVDLVHRERPDATLASFAFRAVRPTFDGQPFTLCGKPSDDGRTIELWAKDRDGWLTMQATAALA, encoded by the coding sequence GTGCCGACCTCATCCCCGCAGCCTGCCGCCCCCGCGTCGCTCGACGCGTGGCTCGGCAAGACCGAAACGCTTGGCGACGACATCACCGCGTTCCCGCTGAACGCGCTGGCCGCCACGCTCGACCGCCCGTCGCCCGGCGACGTCGTGCCGCCGATGTGGCACTGGCTCTACTTTCTGCCGGTCGCGCCGCTGGCCGAGGTCGGCCCCGACGGCCACCCGAAGCGCGGCGGCTTCCTGCCGCCGGTGCCGCTGCCGCGCCGCATGTGGGCCGGCGGCCGGCTGACGTTCCATGCGCCGCTGCGCGCCGGCCAGCGTGCGACACGCGAATCGACGATCGCGAACATCGAGGACAAGACTGGTCGCAGCGGCCGGCTCGTGTTCGTGACGGTGCAGCACCGGATCGAAGCCGGCGGCGCGCTGTGCGTCGAGGAGGAGCACGACATCGTTTATCGCGACGCGCCGCAGCCGGGTGCGCCCGCACCGAAGCCGGTCGCGCCGCCTGCCGGCGAAGCGTGGTCGCGCACGGTCACGGCCGACGCGGTGATGCTGTTCCGCTATTCGGCGCTGACCTTCAACGGCCATCGCATTCACTACGACCGCAGCTACGTGACGCAGGAAGAAGGCTATCCGGGGCTCGTCGTGCACGGCCCGCTGATCGCGACGCTGCTCGTCGATCTCGTGCACCGCGAACGGCCGGACGCGACGCTCGCGAGCTTTGCGTTTCGCGCGGTGCGCCCGACCTTCGACGGGCAGCCGTTCACGCTGTGCGGCAAGCCGTCGGACGACGGCCGCACGATCGAGCTGTGGGCGAAGGACCGCGACGGCTGGTTGACGATGCAGGCCACCGCGGCCCTCGCATGA
- a CDS encoding acyl-CoA dehydrogenase family protein, protein MQTTQHDPYQDIREAVRDLCSQFPGEYFRQIDDARGYPDAFVDALTKAGWLAALIPQEYGGSGLGLTEASIIMEEINRAGGNSGACHGQMYNMGTLLRHGSAEQKRAYLPKIASGELRLQSMAVTEPTTGTDTTKIKTTAERRGDRYVINGQKVWISRVQHSDLMILLARTTPLADVKKKSEGMSIFVVDLHDAIGHGLTVRLIPNMVNHETNELFFDNLEIPAENLIGEEGQGFKYILDGLNAERTLIAAECIGDGYWFIDKVSQYVKERVVFGRPIGQNQGVQFPIARAFVNVEAASLMRFDAARRFDAHAPCGAQANMAKLLAADASWEAANACLQFHGGFGFACEYDVERKFRETRLYQVAPISTNLILAYVAEHILDLPRSF, encoded by the coding sequence ATGCAGACGACGCAACACGACCCGTACCAGGACATCCGCGAAGCGGTGCGCGACCTGTGCAGCCAGTTTCCCGGCGAGTATTTCCGCCAGATCGACGACGCGCGCGGCTATCCCGACGCGTTCGTCGACGCGCTGACCAAGGCCGGCTGGCTCGCCGCGCTGATTCCGCAGGAATACGGCGGCTCGGGGCTCGGCCTCACCGAGGCGTCGATCATCATGGAGGAGATCAACCGCGCGGGCGGCAACTCCGGCGCGTGCCACGGGCAGATGTACAACATGGGCACGCTGTTGCGCCACGGTTCGGCCGAACAGAAGCGCGCGTACCTGCCGAAGATCGCGAGCGGCGAGCTGCGCCTGCAGTCGATGGCCGTGACCGAGCCGACCACTGGCACCGACACGACGAAGATCAAGACGACCGCCGAGCGGCGCGGCGATCGTTACGTGATCAACGGGCAGAAGGTATGGATCTCGCGCGTGCAGCATTCGGACCTGATGATCCTGCTCGCGCGCACGACGCCGCTCGCCGACGTGAAGAAAAAGTCCGAAGGGATGTCGATCTTCGTCGTCGACCTGCACGACGCCATCGGTCACGGGCTGACGGTGCGGCTGATTCCGAACATGGTCAATCACGAGACCAACGAGCTGTTCTTCGACAACCTCGAGATTCCGGCCGAGAACCTGATCGGCGAGGAGGGGCAAGGCTTCAAGTACATCCTCGACGGGCTGAACGCGGAGCGCACGCTGATCGCGGCCGAATGCATCGGCGACGGCTACTGGTTCATCGACAAGGTGTCGCAGTACGTGAAGGAGCGCGTCGTGTTCGGTCGCCCGATCGGGCAGAACCAGGGCGTGCAGTTTCCGATCGCGCGCGCGTTCGTGAACGTCGAGGCCGCGAGCCTGATGCGTTTCGACGCCGCGCGCCGGTTCGATGCGCACGCGCCGTGTGGCGCGCAGGCGAACATGGCGAAGCTGCTCGCGGCCGACGCGTCGTGGGAGGCCGCGAACGCATGCCTGCAATTCCACGGCGGCTTCGGCTTCGCATGCGAATACGACGTCGAGCGCAAGTTTCGCGAGACGCGGCTGTACCAGGTCGCGCCGATCTCGACCAACCTGATCCTGGCCTACGTCGCGGAGCACATCCTCGACCTGCCGCGCTCGTTCTGA
- a CDS encoding HlyD family efflux transporter periplasmic adaptor subunit, whose amino-acid sequence MRAQPAARQPGRERTGRGKPHARRAGRSQRRRCAGVARHREAEPAAHDDRQPRGRLPERPRPRAGEYVPAGRAVLSVVDRNSFRVDGYFEETKLRGIHIGQPVDIIVMGEPHALRGHVQSIVAAIEDRDRTQGANLLPNVNPAFSWVRLAQRVPVRVVLDEVPDDFRMIAGRTATVSMRGADARRNDAKPAGASTASAAAPVRAASGTAASAAGASQ is encoded by the coding sequence ATACGCGCGCAACCTGCAGCTCGGCAACCTGGTCGCGAGCGAACAGGTCGAGGAAAGCCGCACGCGCGTCGAGCAGGGCGAAGCCAGCGTCGCCGATGCGCAGGTGTCGCTCGACACCGCGAAGCTGAACCTGCAGCGCACGACGATCGTCAGCCCCGTGGACGGCTACCTGAACGACCGCGCCCCCGCGCCGGCGAATACGTGCCGGCCGGCCGCGCGGTGCTGTCGGTGGTCGACCGCAACTCGTTCCGCGTCGACGGCTACTTCGAGGAAACCAAGCTGCGCGGCATCCATATCGGGCAGCCGGTCGACATCATCGTGATGGGCGAGCCGCATGCGTTGCGCGGCCACGTGCAGAGCATCGTCGCCGCGATCGAGGATCGCGACCGCACGCAGGGCGCGAACCTGCTGCCGAACGTGAACCCGGCGTTCAGCTGGGTGCGGCTCGCGCAGCGCGTGCCGGTGCGCGTCGTGCTCGACGAGGTGCCCGACGATTTCCGGATGATCGCGGGCCGCACCGCGACCGTGTCGATGCGCGGCGCCGACGCGCGCCGCAACGACGCGAAGCCGGCTGGCGCCAGCACCGCATCGGCGGCCGCGCCGGTTCGCGCTGCGTCCGGTACGGCCGCGAGCGCTGCGGGAGCATCGCAATGA
- a CDS encoding CaiB/BaiF CoA transferase family protein, giving the protein MRPLDGIKVITLEHAIAAPFCTRQLADLGARVIKIERPGSGDFARGYDERVHGLSSHFVWVNRSKESLTLDVKQPDAAAVLDALLADADVLVQNLAPGAAERLGLGYDALKHTHPRLIVCDISGYGGDGPYRDRKAYDLLIQSEAGFLSITGSAGQPAKAGCSIADIAAGMYAYTSILSALLMRGRTGEGCRIDVSMLESMVEWMGYPLYYAIDGQSPPAPSGASHATICPYGPFPAGDGKTVMLGLQNEREWKLFCAQVLRQPALADDPRFNANSKRHAARDVVDALIVDAFATLTAADVMQRLDAAGIANARMNTLDDVWRHPQLQARVRWRSVDTAAGPVPALLPPGLPAGVEPRMDAVPALGQHTDAILTELGYDRARIDALRANGTI; this is encoded by the coding sequence ATGCGACCCCTCGACGGCATCAAGGTGATCACCCTCGAACATGCGATCGCGGCGCCGTTCTGCACGCGCCAGCTCGCCGATCTCGGCGCGCGCGTGATCAAGATCGAACGGCCCGGCAGCGGCGATTTCGCGCGCGGCTACGACGAACGCGTGCACGGGCTGTCGTCGCACTTCGTGTGGGTGAACCGCTCGAAGGAGAGCCTGACGCTCGACGTCAAGCAACCCGATGCGGCCGCCGTGCTCGACGCGCTGCTCGCGGATGCCGACGTGCTCGTGCAGAATCTCGCGCCCGGTGCGGCCGAGCGGCTCGGCCTCGGCTACGACGCGTTGAAGCACACGCATCCGCGCCTGATCGTCTGCGACATCTCGGGTTACGGCGGCGACGGCCCGTATCGCGACCGCAAGGCCTACGACCTGCTGATCCAGAGCGAAGCCGGGTTCCTGTCGATCACGGGTTCGGCCGGGCAACCGGCGAAGGCCGGCTGCTCGATCGCGGACATCGCGGCCGGCATGTACGCGTACACCAGCATCCTGAGCGCGCTGCTGATGCGCGGCCGCACCGGTGAAGGTTGCCGGATCGACGTGTCGATGCTGGAGAGCATGGTCGAGTGGATGGGCTACCCGCTCTACTACGCGATCGACGGCCAAAGCCCGCCCGCGCCATCGGGCGCGTCGCACGCGACGATCTGCCCGTACGGGCCATTCCCGGCCGGGGACGGCAAGACCGTGATGCTCGGGCTGCAGAACGAGCGCGAATGGAAACTGTTCTGCGCGCAGGTGCTGCGGCAGCCGGCGCTGGCCGACGATCCGCGTTTCAATGCGAATTCGAAACGGCATGCGGCGCGCGACGTGGTGGATGCGCTGATCGTCGATGCATTTGCGACGCTGACGGCCGCCGACGTGATGCAGCGGCTCGACGCGGCCGGCATCGCGAACGCACGGATGAACACGCTCGACGACGTATGGCGGCACCCGCAATTGCAGGCGCGGGTGCGCTGGCGCAGCGTCGACACGGCCGCGGGCCCGGTGCCCGCGCTATTGCCGCCCGGGTTGCCCGCCGGCGTCGAGCCGCGCATGGATGCGGTGCCGGCGCTCGGCCAGCATACCGACGCGATCCTCACGGAACTCGGCTACGACCGCGCGCGGATCGATGCGCTGCGCGCGAACGGCACGATCTGA
- a CDS encoding MarR family winged helix-turn-helix transcriptional regulator, whose protein sequence is MTNLHDLRLAVSSLLVLTARKWRRTSDGVLTAYNVSEACATPLLIAGRLGEGVRQGTLAEHVGIEGPSLVRLLDQLCAAGLARRDEDPHDRRAKTISLTVAGRAVTAQMEDDLRALRAQVLKGVSRADLEATLRVLNAFNTADPHPPASRPPHSADSAS, encoded by the coding sequence ATGACCAATCTGCACGACCTCCGCCTCGCCGTCAGCAGCCTGCTCGTGCTCACCGCGCGCAAGTGGCGCCGCACCAGCGACGGCGTACTGACCGCGTACAACGTGTCCGAGGCCTGCGCGACGCCGCTGCTGATCGCCGGGCGCCTCGGTGAAGGCGTGCGGCAAGGCACGCTCGCCGAGCACGTCGGCATCGAAGGGCCGTCGCTCGTGCGCCTGCTCGATCAATTGTGCGCGGCCGGCCTCGCACGCCGCGACGAGGACCCGCACGATCGCCGCGCGAAGACAATCTCGCTGACAGTTGCCGGCCGCGCGGTCACCGCGCAGATGGAGGACGACCTGCGCGCGCTGCGCGCCCAGGTACTCAAGGGTGTGTCGCGCGCCGATCTCGAAGCCACGCTGCGCGTGCTGAACGCGTTCAACACAGCCGACCCGCATCCGCCGGCGTCGCGCCCGCCCCACTCCGCCGATTCCGCGTCATGA